One genomic region from Paramicrobacterium agarici encodes:
- a CDS encoding ABC transporter permease subunit — MDQVIELLPKLFEETGVTLYLVAVSMVFGGIGGLILGLALYVTRQGGIYANKAVFTVLNVIVNFFRPIPFIIFIPAIQPLVRALLGTGIGNDAMIMAISIAATFGVSRIVEQNLVTVPHGVLEASRASGASRLRTIWSVVLPEALGPLILGYTFVFVAIVEMSALAGYLGGGGLGSFAIQWGFRQFEPIVTWAAVIVIVIVVQIVQFLGNTLARKVLRR, encoded by the coding sequence ATGGACCAGGTCATCGAACTTCTGCCCAAGCTCTTCGAAGAGACCGGCGTCACGCTCTACCTCGTCGCCGTCAGTATGGTCTTCGGCGGCATCGGCGGGCTCATTCTCGGACTCGCACTGTATGTGACGCGCCAGGGCGGGATCTACGCGAACAAAGCAGTGTTCACTGTGCTGAATGTCATCGTGAACTTCTTCCGCCCGATACCGTTCATCATCTTCATCCCCGCGATTCAGCCGCTCGTGCGCGCCCTCCTCGGAACCGGAATCGGCAACGACGCCATGATCATGGCGATCTCGATCGCTGCGACCTTCGGCGTGAGCCGCATCGTGGAGCAGAACCTGGTCACGGTTCCGCACGGTGTGCTCGAAGCATCCCGAGCCTCAGGCGCCAGCCGCCTGCGCACGATCTGGTCGGTCGTGCTGCCCGAGGCTCTCGGTCCGCTCATTCTCGGGTACACATTCGTCTTCGTGGCGATCGTCGAGATGTCTGCGCTCGCCGGATATCTGGGCGGCGGCGGGCTCGGATCGTTCGCGATCCAGTGGGGCTTCCGTCAGTTCGAGCCGATCGTCACGTGGGCGGCCGTCATCGTCATCGTGATCGTCGTGCAGATCGTCCAGTTTCTGGGCAACACGCTCGCGCGCAAGGTGCTGCGACGCTGA